One window from the genome of Enterobacteriaceae bacterium Kacie_13 encodes:
- a CDS encoding ABC transporter permease subunit (The N-terminal region of this protein, as described by TIGR01726, is a three transmembrane segment that identifies a subfamily of ABC transporter permease subunits, which specificities that include histidine, arginine, glutamine, glutamate, L-cystine (sic), the opines (in Agrobacterium) octopine and nopaline, etc.), translating to MSQRPTVKASFSLTNPAVRAWIYQIFAVVLLVACLGYLLHNTITNLTTRGITSGFAFLEKGAGFGIVQHLIDYQEGDTYARVFVIGLLNTLLVSALCIVFASILGFIIGLGRLSDNWLIRKVSTVYIETFRNIPPLLQIFFWYFAVLRNLPGPRQSLKAFDLAFVSNRGLYLPSPELSPGSLAGFIALLLAVFGIFALRRYNYFRQIHTGRVWRIWPWAILMLVVFPALAHVFFGPAVHWDVPALRGFNFRGGMVLIPELAALTLALSVYTSTFIAEVIRSGIQSVSHGQHEAARSLGLPNPVTLRQVILPQAMRVIIPPLTSQYLNIVKNSSLAAAIGYPDMVSLFAGTVLNQTGQAIETIAITMSVYLIISLLISFLMNIYNRRIALVER from the coding sequence ATGTCGCAACGCCCAACCGTAAAGGCTTCGTTCTCGCTGACCAACCCGGCAGTCCGCGCCTGGATTTACCAAATTTTCGCGGTGGTGTTGCTGGTAGCCTGTCTCGGTTACCTTCTTCACAACACCATTACCAATCTGACTACACGAGGGATCACCTCGGGATTTGCGTTTCTTGAGAAAGGTGCCGGTTTCGGCATTGTTCAGCATCTGATTGATTACCAGGAAGGCGACACCTACGCCCGCGTCTTTGTTATCGGCCTGCTTAATACCCTGTTGGTTTCTGCACTGTGCATCGTGTTCGCATCGATTCTGGGTTTCATTATCGGGTTAGGACGCCTTTCCGATAACTGGCTGATTCGTAAAGTCTCGACGGTCTATATCGAGACGTTCCGTAACATTCCTCCGCTGTTGCAAATCTTCTTCTGGTACTTCGCGGTACTGCGTAACTTGCCAGGCCCGCGTCAAAGCCTCAAAGCGTTTGATCTGGCCTTCGTCAGCAACCGGGGTTTATACCTGCCCTCACCGGAGTTATCGCCGGGCAGTCTGGCCGGTTTCATCGCCCTGCTGCTGGCCGTGTTCGGGATTTTCGCCCTCAGGCGTTACAACTATTTTCGTCAGATCCACACCGGTCGCGTCTGGCGTATCTGGCCGTGGGCAATTCTGATGCTGGTAGTGTTCCCGGCGCTCGCACACGTATTCTTCGGGCCAGCGGTTCATTGGGACGTTCCTGCCCTGCGAGGATTTAACTTCCGTGGCGGCATGGTGCTGATACCGGAACTGGCGGCATTAACGCTGGCGCTGTCGGTCTACACCTCAACGTTTATCGCCGAAGTGATCCGCTCCGGTATTCAGTCGGTCTCGCACGGTCAGCATGAAGCCGCGCGATCGCTCGGCTTGCCGAATCCGGTCACGCTGCGTCAGGTGATTTTACCGCAGGCGATGCGGGTCATCATTCCGCCGTTGACCAGCCAATACCTGAACATCGTCAAAAACTCTTCGCTGGCCGCAGCGATTGGTTATCCGGATATGGTGTCGCTGTTTGCCGGTACGGTGCTGAATCAGACCGGTCAGGCGATTGAAACCATCGCCATCACCATGTCGGTTTACCTGATCATCAGCCTGCTGATCTCGTTCCTGATGAACATTTATAACCGGCGCATTGCGCTGGTCGAGCGTTAA
- a CDS encoding transporter substrate-binding domain-containing protein, protein MKKILLSTLIAAASFVTLAGQAHAGATLDAVKKKGFVQCGISDGLPGFSYADSKGKFTGIDVDLCRAVAAAVFGDAEKVKYTPLTAKERFTALQSGEVDILSRNTTWTSSRDAGMGMIFAGVNYYDGIGFLTHQKAGLKSAKELDGATVCLQAGTDTELNVADYFKANKMTYTPVTFDRSDESAKALDSGRCDTLASDQSQLYALRIKLGKPDDFIVLPEVISKEPLGPVVRRGDEDWLAVVRWSLYAMLNAEEMGVTSANVDQLAANPTTPDMSNLLGKTGTYGSDLKVPNDWVVKIVKQVGNYGESFERNVGQGSELKIKRGQNALWNKGGIQYAPPVR, encoded by the coding sequence ATGAAAAAAATATTGCTCTCAACGCTGATTGCCGCAGCAAGCTTCGTGACACTGGCTGGCCAGGCGCATGCCGGTGCTACTCTGGATGCAGTCAAAAAGAAAGGTTTCGTACAGTGTGGTATCAGCGATGGTCTGCCGGGCTTCTCCTACGCTGACTCCAAAGGCAAATTCACCGGTATTGATGTGGATCTTTGCCGCGCAGTCGCCGCTGCCGTATTCGGTGACGCTGAGAAAGTGAAATACACTCCGCTGACCGCCAAAGAACGTTTCACCGCGCTGCAGTCTGGCGAAGTAGACATCCTGTCCCGTAACACCACCTGGACTTCCTCACGCGACGCGGGCATGGGCATGATCTTCGCGGGCGTCAACTACTACGACGGCATCGGCTTCCTGACGCACCAGAAAGCGGGCCTGAAAAGCGCCAAAGAGCTCGACGGCGCGACAGTCTGTCTGCAAGCCGGTACAGATACCGAGCTGAACGTCGCTGACTACTTCAAAGCCAACAAAATGACCTACACCCCGGTGACCTTCGACCGTTCTGATGAAAGTGCTAAAGCGCTGGATTCAGGCCGCTGCGACACCCTCGCTTCAGACCAGTCTCAGCTGTACGCGCTGCGTATCAAACTGGGCAAACCGGATGATTTCATCGTTCTGCCGGAAGTCATTTCGAAAGAACCTCTGGGCCCGGTCGTTCGTCGTGGCGATGAAGACTGGCTGGCGGTTGTACGCTGGTCTCTGTACGCCATGCTGAATGCCGAAGAAATGGGCGTGACCTCTGCCAACGTGGATCAGCTGGCCGCTAACCCGACGACGCCGGACATGAGCAACCTGCTTGGCAAAACAGGGACTTACGGTTCTGATCTGAAAGTGCCTAACGACTGGGTGGTAAAAATCGTCAAACAAGTGGGTAACTACGGCGAAAGCTTTGAGCGCAATGTCGGTCAGGGCAGTGAGCTGAAAATCAAACGTGGTCAGAACGCGCTATGGAATAAAGGCGGAATTCAGTACGCACCACCGGTTCGCTAA